The Acidicapsa ligni genome has a window encoding:
- the ligD gene encoding DNA ligase D, translating into MTSKVPDKSVNKVSAKKAIAKQVTVEKRAPSKPSLKGNSGSKASAAIDRQLARYQSMRDFSITSEPSGKKRSSIKLADASAGLTPAGLPFVIQKHAASHLHYDFRLGWNGVLKSWACAKGPSYYPGHRRLAVQVEDHPMDYGGFEGIIPQGQYGGGTVMLWDQGTWEPQPGHTDVDAGLLAGSLKFTLHGTKMKGNWTLVRIGGKAAHEKKPNWLLIKEHDSFERGEKDKPITEEAPDSVVTKRSLDQIAANQDHIWNSKDTAKENVGQRKKQRNNKSENKKVSSPLLSAYPKESLPEFIAPQLATQTTNPPSNTGWLNELKLDGYRIQGRLDQGKVELLTRTGLNWTHRMKAIASEVATLPARSALLDGEIVVLGNDGNTSFADLQAAFQQGEKKPLTYFLFDLLHLNGHNLRNLPLRERKVLLTALLVQSGPDLRLSEHLNSDAATVFEKACALHAEGIIAKRADAPYTSGRSSSWLKLKCIHEQEFVIGGFTLPARGHAGMHGIGALLLGYYDASKKLIYAGRTGTGFTQKTHILIRSQLEKLRQSGSPFSTPPTEVRQGAIWVKPTLVAQVRFATWTADNLVRQASFQGLREDKSASEVRKEEPALNPRPARQLSGSRQASHSAPSLRAAKAAPTKNSSQTASHAPIRLTHPDKTIDSESMLSKQQLADYYWAIAPHMLPQIIGRPLSLVRCPEGLTKPCFFQKHTSQMLPPGIETIDVPDKKTGELEPYITLSTPDALASLAQIGVLEVHPWGSRNDDLEHPDRIVFDLDPDTAISWRTLADSAIEVKKRLQKLGLESFLKSTGGKGLHVVVPIQPEHDWPTIKQFAHGFVLELEKANPGLYLTKMTKSARVGKIYLDYLRNERGATSVAAFSPRARAGAPVSLPLRWNDLKLEDRPLFHVADYASWKHRLARDPWKLLPSTRQVLSTQALNL; encoded by the coding sequence ATGACCAGCAAAGTCCCAGACAAGTCCGTAAATAAAGTATCCGCGAAGAAAGCAATCGCGAAGCAAGTAACCGTGGAGAAACGCGCACCGAGCAAGCCTTCGCTTAAGGGCAACTCCGGCTCGAAGGCCTCGGCTGCGATCGATCGGCAATTGGCTCGCTACCAGTCGATGCGAGACTTCAGCATCACGTCGGAACCGAGCGGCAAGAAAAGATCCTCCATTAAACTGGCCGATGCGTCAGCAGGATTAACACCGGCTGGGCTTCCGTTTGTCATTCAGAAGCATGCTGCTTCGCACCTTCATTATGACTTTCGCCTCGGTTGGAATGGCGTTCTGAAGAGTTGGGCCTGTGCCAAGGGACCGAGCTACTACCCTGGGCATCGACGCCTTGCCGTCCAGGTGGAAGATCATCCCATGGATTACGGAGGCTTCGAAGGAATTATTCCCCAGGGCCAATACGGCGGTGGCACGGTGATGCTCTGGGACCAGGGAACATGGGAACCCCAACCAGGCCATACAGACGTCGATGCAGGTCTTCTCGCGGGTTCACTCAAGTTCACTCTTCACGGCACGAAGATGAAGGGTAACTGGACTCTCGTACGCATAGGAGGCAAGGCTGCCCACGAGAAAAAGCCAAACTGGCTGTTAATCAAAGAACACGATTCCTTTGAACGTGGGGAGAAAGACAAACCCATCACAGAGGAGGCTCCCGACTCGGTCGTCACCAAACGCTCTCTGGATCAGATCGCAGCGAACCAGGACCACATCTGGAATTCGAAAGACACAGCCAAAGAAAATGTCGGGCAGCGAAAGAAGCAGCGAAACAATAAGAGCGAAAACAAAAAAGTTTCTTCACCGCTACTATCTGCGTATCCAAAAGAATCACTGCCCGAATTCATCGCTCCACAACTAGCTACGCAGACGACTAACCCTCCGTCGAACACGGGTTGGCTCAACGAACTCAAGCTCGATGGCTACCGCATTCAGGGCCGCCTTGATCAAGGCAAGGTTGAACTGCTGACTCGCACAGGCCTGAACTGGACACATCGCATGAAGGCAATCGCCTCAGAAGTCGCAACGCTGCCTGCCAGGTCAGCTCTCCTGGATGGAGAAATTGTGGTTCTCGGCAACGACGGCAACACCAGCTTCGCTGATCTGCAGGCAGCCTTTCAGCAGGGAGAGAAGAAGCCCCTCACTTACTTCCTTTTTGACCTCTTACATCTCAATGGTCACAACTTGCGTAACCTGCCGCTGCGTGAGCGAAAAGTCCTCCTCACCGCGCTCCTCGTGCAGTCTGGACCAGATCTCAGACTCTCAGAACATTTGAATTCGGATGCTGCAACCGTCTTCGAAAAAGCCTGTGCGCTGCATGCGGAAGGAATAATCGCGAAGCGCGCAGATGCACCCTATACCTCAGGGCGATCATCCTCCTGGCTCAAACTTAAGTGCATCCACGAACAGGAATTTGTCATTGGAGGCTTCACCTTGCCTGCCAGGGGACACGCCGGTATGCACGGCATCGGCGCCCTGTTGCTCGGCTACTACGACGCGTCGAAGAAGCTGATCTATGCCGGACGCACTGGAACAGGATTCACGCAAAAGACCCACATCCTCATCCGATCACAATTGGAAAAGCTGCGTCAGTCCGGCAGTCCGTTCTCAACCCCGCCGACAGAAGTTCGTCAAGGAGCCATCTGGGTCAAGCCCACTCTGGTTGCGCAGGTGCGATTTGCAACTTGGACAGCCGACAACCTCGTCCGCCAAGCCTCATTTCAAGGTCTGCGCGAAGATAAATCTGCCAGTGAAGTGCGCAAGGAAGAGCCAGCTTTAAACCCTCGCCCCGCGCGTCAGCTCTCAGGCTCTCGGCAGGCGTCTCATTCTGCTCCTTCACTCCGCGCGGCAAAAGCGGCTCCCACAAAGAATAGTAGTCAGACCGCCTCCCACGCCCCCATCCGGCTTACCCACCCAGATAAGACCATCGACTCTGAGTCGATGTTAAGTAAGCAGCAGTTGGCGGACTACTACTGGGCCATCGCGCCGCACATGCTCCCTCAAATCATTGGTCGGCCGCTCTCTCTCGTTCGCTGTCCCGAGGGTTTGACCAAACCGTGTTTCTTCCAAAAACACACGAGTCAGATGCTTCCGCCCGGAATAGAAACTATCGATGTGCCCGATAAGAAGACCGGTGAACTGGAGCCATACATAACCCTCTCTACACCGGACGCACTGGCCAGTCTGGCGCAAATTGGAGTTCTCGAAGTGCATCCGTGGGGCTCGCGGAACGACGACCTGGAGCATCCGGATCGCATCGTCTTCGACCTTGACCCGGATACAGCGATCTCCTGGCGTACCCTTGCTGATTCCGCCATTGAAGTGAAGAAACGGCTTCAAAAACTAGGGCTCGAATCTTTCCTGAAATCTACTGGGGGCAAGGGGCTTCATGTCGTTGTCCCCATACAGCCTGAGCATGACTGGCCCACGATCAAACAGTTCGCGCATGGTTTTGTTCTCGAACTCGAAAAAGCCAACCCAGGCCTCTATCTGACGAAGATGACGAAGTCCGCAAGAGTAGGAAAAATCTACCTCGACTACCTGCGCAACGAACGTGGCGCTACCTCAGTTGCCGCATTTAGCCCACGCGCTCGTGCAGGGGCTCCAGTCTCTCTGCCTCTCAGATGGAACGATCTCAAACTGGAAGACCGACCACTCTTCCACGTCGCGGACTATGCCAGTTGGAAACATCGACTTGCGCGCGATCCCTGGAAACTGCTCCCATCAACCCGGCAGGTGCTCAGCACACAGGCGTTGAATTTATGA
- a CDS encoding GNAT family N-acetyltransferase, with product MYDNPNFNWFKQCRDTFVYIDRIIVADSARGQGIARRLYEDLFDEARRAGHGRIVCEVNLSPPNPASDAFHAAMGFIEIGRVAIYNGTKTVRYFEKKLS from the coding sequence CTGTACGATAACCCTAATTTCAACTGGTTCAAGCAATGCCGCGATACTTTTGTCTATATCGACCGGATTATCGTTGCAGACTCTGCGCGTGGCCAGGGTATTGCTCGCCGGTTGTATGAGGATCTCTTCGACGAAGCGCGCCGCGCAGGACATGGCCGAATTGTCTGCGAAGTGAACCTTTCTCCGCCTAATCCTGCATCCGATGCCTTTCATGCTGCGATGGGCTTTATCGAGATTGGCCGGGTGGCTATCTACAATGGCACCAAGACCGTACGCTATTTTGAAAAAAAGCTTTCCTAA
- a CDS encoding amino acid deaminase produces MLTDRESTRTTYLRSISSLNSSLNKGLGFLEQDIESQDIESQDISGLDWNLLREDLSLPSAVLYEERLQHNLDWMQEFITAYGVKLAPHGKTTMAPKLFTRQLQAGAWGITLATAHQTQVAYAHGVRRVLMANQLVGKENMATIGRLLADSDFEYYCLVDSAALVDQLGAYFLKHGHRLNVLLELGVAGGRTGVRNEAQLQAVLASLTQWQDSIALRGVEIYEGVLEDEASIRSYLQHAVDVTQKLAAKGFFKPGMILLSGAGSAWYDVVAEVFSAADFDGRVEIVLRPGCYLTHDIGAYREAQTKIQERNPIARRIGSGLLPALQVWAYVQSVPEAERAIIAMGKRDAAFDAGLPAPALHFRPGETAPKAALAHWTLTKMMDQHAYLRIAEGDDLRVGDMIAFDISHPCLTFDKWRTLPVLNAEYQVIDIVLTYF; encoded by the coding sequence GTGTTGACTGATCGAGAATCTACACGAACAACCTATCTTCGCTCCATTTCTTCGCTGAACTCTTCGCTGAACAAGGGACTCGGGTTTCTTGAACAAGATATCGAATCTCAAGATATCGAATCGCAGGATATCTCGGGGCTTGACTGGAACCTGCTTCGCGAGGATCTAAGCTTGCCTTCTGCCGTGCTCTATGAAGAGAGATTGCAGCATAACCTCGATTGGATGCAGGAGTTCATCACTGCTTATGGAGTGAAGCTTGCGCCGCACGGCAAGACTACGATGGCTCCGAAGTTGTTTACACGGCAATTGCAGGCAGGCGCATGGGGAATCACGCTTGCGACCGCACACCAGACACAGGTTGCCTATGCGCATGGGGTACGCCGGGTGCTGATGGCCAACCAGCTTGTCGGCAAGGAGAACATGGCGACCATTGGACGCCTGCTTGCGGACTCCGATTTTGAATACTACTGCCTGGTGGATTCGGCGGCGCTGGTGGATCAGTTAGGCGCGTATTTTTTGAAGCATGGGCATAGACTGAACGTATTGCTGGAATTGGGAGTTGCAGGAGGTCGCACCGGCGTGCGCAACGAGGCGCAACTACAGGCCGTGCTGGCTTCTTTGACGCAATGGCAGGATTCGATTGCGCTGCGCGGGGTCGAGATATATGAAGGCGTTCTCGAAGATGAGGCTTCGATTCGAAGCTATCTTCAACATGCGGTGGATGTCACGCAGAAGCTTGCGGCAAAGGGATTTTTTAAACCGGGGATGATCCTGTTATCGGGTGCTGGTTCGGCATGGTACGACGTTGTGGCGGAGGTGTTCTCTGCTGCGGATTTTGATGGAAGAGTTGAAATCGTTCTGCGACCGGGTTGTTATCTCACGCATGATATTGGGGCGTATCGCGAGGCGCAGACAAAGATCCAGGAACGTAATCCAATTGCGCGCCGCATAGGCTCAGGGCTTTTGCCGGCGCTTCAAGTCTGGGCGTATGTGCAGTCGGTGCCGGAGGCGGAACGCGCGATCATCGCGATGGGCAAGCGCGATGCTGCATTTGACGCGGGTCTTCCAGCTCCAGCGCTGCATTTCAGACCGGGAGAGACAGCCCCAAAAGCGGCCCTGGCGCACTGGACACTTACCAAGATGATGGATCAGCATGCGTATCTGCGGATCGCGGAGGGAGACGATCTTCGCGTAGGCGATATGATCGCTTTCGACATTTCTCATCCTTGCCTGACCTTTGATAAATGGCGCACATTACCGGTACTGAATGCGGAGTATCAGGTGATCGATATTGTTCTGACCTACTTCTGA
- a CDS encoding LysR family transcriptional regulator, with the protein MENFRLKVFRVVARHLNFSRAAEELLLTQPAVTQQIKALEDEYGVPLFDRSGGRIALTAAGSALLPYADKLKELSDEAFDAVTSSIGDNVGKLSLGASQTIGQYILPTLVAGFLKESPRTAVTAVSGNTDEILDMLAAHKIQLAMIEGPGLRKDFRIEPFMEDQMVLVVPASHEWADTEIRLDDLRHAPLLMREFGSGSRRIVETALIKAGLKKKEIRATMELDSTEGLLSAVEAGLGITFVSRWAVRNQLTLGTLRLARVSGLQLSRMFSLAYPTGPEPMGSAGVFRSFVLSRSPDLALRPTGKPQKAAARAT; encoded by the coding sequence ATGGAAAATTTCAGATTAAAGGTCTTTCGCGTAGTGGCGCGTCATCTGAATTTCAGTCGTGCAGCTGAAGAGCTTCTTCTTACCCAGCCCGCCGTCACCCAACAGATCAAAGCCCTGGAGGATGAATACGGCGTTCCTCTCTTTGATCGCAGCGGCGGCCGTATAGCTTTGACGGCAGCAGGAAGCGCGCTCTTGCCTTACGCGGATAAGTTGAAAGAGTTATCCGATGAAGCCTTCGATGCCGTCACCAGCTCCATTGGAGACAATGTCGGAAAGCTCTCATTGGGCGCGTCACAGACCATCGGCCAGTACATTTTGCCTACATTGGTTGCCGGTTTTCTCAAAGAAAGTCCGCGTACAGCGGTGACTGCAGTGAGTGGTAACACCGATGAAATTCTGGATATGCTTGCAGCGCACAAAATTCAACTGGCCATGATCGAAGGTCCAGGACTGCGTAAGGACTTCCGCATCGAGCCTTTCATGGAAGATCAGATGGTATTGGTCGTTCCCGCTAGTCATGAGTGGGCCGATACGGAGATTCGTCTTGATGACCTCAGGCACGCACCACTGCTCATGCGCGAGTTCGGCTCAGGATCGCGTCGCATCGTTGAGACAGCGTTGATCAAAGCCGGCCTCAAAAAGAAAGAGATCCGCGCAACTATGGAGCTCGATTCAACAGAGGGTTTGCTGAGCGCAGTAGAGGCCGGACTCGGTATTACATTCGTGTCTCGATGGGCCGTACGCAATCAGCTTACGCTTGGAACTCTGCGGCTTGCGCGCGTAAGCGGTCTGCAATTATCGCGAATGTTTTCGTTAGCCTATCCCACAGGCCCGGAACCAATGGGAAGCGCAGGTGTATTTCGCAGCTTCGTTCTTTCGCGCTCCCCGGATCTTGCTCTTCGCCCTACAGGAAAACCGCAAAAAGCGGCAGCCCGCGCAACATGA
- the ku gene encoding non-homologous end joining protein Ku, with protein sequence MPRPFWSGQIQISLVSFSVNLFPAVEAKSEIHFHQLSRKTGERIHHQKVSGEDPSEGDPVEKDDIVKGYEYSKGEYVMIESSEIENLRIPSRHALVISQFIDLDELHPAFFEKPYFVAPDGDSQTEAFTVIRKALQSTKKAALGKIAFGGREHLVAISVPPEEKIESAANRGMMAYTLRYAEELRDPAEYFSEIKKTAVDSDQLTLAKELIQRKTARFAPEKFHDEYEAALKELVEAKVNNAPLPKEERPRRSGKVINLMDALRESVSSRADDSGDVRSRKSAKKEAVAPKKGMSLVKAGAKSKSSRNRKSA encoded by the coding sequence ATGCCTCGCCCCTTTTGGTCCGGTCAAATACAGATATCGCTGGTTTCTTTCAGCGTCAACCTATTTCCCGCCGTAGAGGCGAAAAGTGAAATTCACTTTCACCAACTATCGCGCAAAACAGGGGAGCGTATTCACCATCAAAAGGTTTCTGGAGAAGACCCTTCCGAGGGCGATCCAGTAGAAAAAGACGACATAGTCAAGGGCTACGAATACAGCAAGGGCGAGTACGTCATGATTGAGTCCTCCGAGATTGAAAATCTCCGCATCCCTTCTCGCCATGCACTGGTCATTTCTCAGTTCATTGACCTTGATGAATTGCATCCCGCATTCTTCGAGAAGCCCTACTTTGTCGCCCCAGATGGAGATAGCCAGACAGAAGCATTCACCGTCATTCGTAAGGCCCTCCAATCGACGAAGAAAGCCGCGTTGGGCAAGATCGCCTTTGGGGGCCGCGAGCATTTGGTCGCAATCTCTGTGCCCCCCGAGGAGAAAATCGAGAGTGCAGCCAACCGAGGTATGATGGCCTACACGCTCCGCTACGCAGAGGAACTGCGTGATCCTGCAGAGTACTTCTCGGAGATTAAAAAGACCGCCGTTGATTCCGATCAGTTGACGTTGGCTAAAGAACTCATTCAGCGCAAAACTGCCAGGTTCGCCCCCGAAAAATTCCACGATGAGTACGAAGCAGCGCTGAAGGAGCTGGTCGAAGCCAAGGTGAATAACGCCCCGCTGCCGAAGGAAGAACGTCCCCGCCGTTCAGGTAAAGTCATCAACCTCATGGACGCATTGCGCGAGAGCGTCAGTTCCAGAGCGGATGACTCGGGCGATGTGCGCAGCAGAAAGTCAGCCAAGAAAGAGGCTGTAGCGCCGAAGAAAGGCATGAGCTTGGTAAAGGCTGGCGCCAAGTCCAAATCAAGCCGCAATCGCAAGTCTGCGTGA
- the ispG gene encoding flavodoxin-dependent (E)-4-hydroxy-3-methylbut-2-enyl-diphosphate synthase has protein sequence MADIQRRKSVTVKVGSGETNTVRVGWEAPVVVQSMTNTDTADAASTIDQVQALALAGSEIVRVTVNNDAAAAAVPHIVEGLAKRGIHVPIVGDFHYNGHQLLKKFPDCAAALSKYRINPGNVSIGRKDDDNFRTMVEVAVEHQKPVRIGVNWGSLDQALLTRMMDVNSKKSNPEPARDVMMEAMVVSALDNAAAAERYGLRRDQIILSAKVSGVRDLIDVYTNLAARCDYALHLGLTEAGMGAKGIVASAAGLAPLLLAGIGDTIRVSLTPAPGGDRSEEVHVAQQILQSLSIRSFMPQVTSCPGCGRTTSTYFQELAEQIQTYLRTSMPVWRQQYPGVEELKLAVMGCIVNGPGESKHANLGISLPGTFEDPKAPVYVDGKLYTTLRGDHIVQEFQQILDNYVTSHYGQGDKEPELVEVL, from the coding sequence ATGGCGGATATACAGCGTAGGAAGTCAGTTACAGTCAAGGTCGGCTCAGGTGAAACGAATACGGTCCGCGTGGGCTGGGAGGCGCCGGTCGTTGTCCAGTCGATGACCAACACCGATACGGCGGATGCCGCATCGACGATCGATCAGGTGCAGGCGCTGGCGCTGGCTGGCTCTGAGATCGTTCGCGTAACGGTGAATAACGATGCCGCTGCTGCCGCTGTGCCGCATATTGTCGAGGGGCTGGCAAAGCGCGGAATTCACGTGCCGATTGTGGGCGATTTTCATTACAACGGTCATCAGTTGTTGAAGAAGTTTCCCGACTGCGCTGCTGCGCTTTCGAAGTACCGCATCAATCCCGGCAACGTGTCGATCGGGCGCAAGGACGATGATAATTTTCGCACCATGGTCGAGGTCGCGGTAGAGCATCAGAAGCCGGTGCGCATCGGCGTGAATTGGGGTTCGCTCGATCAGGCGCTGCTAACACGCATGATGGATGTGAATAGCAAAAAATCTAACCCTGAGCCTGCGCGCGACGTGATGATGGAAGCGATGGTTGTAAGCGCGTTGGATAATGCCGCAGCCGCTGAGCGATATGGATTACGACGCGATCAGATCATTCTCTCCGCCAAGGTTAGCGGTGTGCGCGACTTGATCGATGTGTATACGAATCTGGCTGCGCGTTGCGATTACGCATTACATCTCGGACTGACCGAAGCGGGTATGGGAGCCAAGGGCATCGTCGCTTCGGCTGCCGGACTTGCGCCGCTGCTACTGGCCGGCATTGGCGATACGATTCGCGTAAGCCTGACTCCTGCACCGGGCGGCGATCGCAGCGAAGAGGTTCACGTTGCACAGCAGATTTTGCAGTCGCTTTCAATTCGCAGCTTTATGCCGCAGGTGACTAGCTGCCCTGGATGTGGACGCACGACAAGTACTTATTTTCAGGAATTAGCTGAGCAGATTCAGACTTACCTACGCACCTCAATGCCCGTGTGGCGTCAGCAATACCCCGGTGTGGAAGAGTTGAAGCTTGCGGTGATGGGATGCATTGTGAATGGGCCTGGCGAGTCAAAACATGCGAACCTTGGCATCAGCCTGCCGGGAACATTTGAAGACCCGAAGGCTCCTGTATATGTCGATGGCAAGTTATATACGACCCTGCGCGGCGACCACATTGTGCAGGAGTTTCAGCAGATCCTCGATAACTATGTGACCAGCCATTATGGGCAGGGTGATAAGGAACCGGAGTTAGTCGAGGTTCTATAA